One part of the Methylobacterium mesophilicum SR1.6/6 genome encodes these proteins:
- a CDS encoding DnaJ C-terminal domain-containing protein — translation MRNPYDVLGVAKGASEAEIKKAYRKLAKDFHPDRNKNDVKAKDRFAEANAAYEILGDAEKRKQFDRGEIDAEGKPRATGFEGFGGGFGGGRGGGYDFENMARARQGGMGGMGEDIFSHIFGEAFRAGGAGPGGQRQAPKGEDVAAELSVTLEQVASEEKLRLYLPTGREVDVVIPRGVVDGQTIRLRGLGQPGGPRSEAGDALLTIRIRPHPRFTVDGADLRTTVEVPLEDAVLGGTIRVPTLTGAVEMKMPAMTSSGRTFRLRGKGLPKKDGTPGDLFATTAIMLPQDEDAALLEFARGRRGAKAA, via the coding sequence ATGCGCAATCCCTACGACGTGCTGGGCGTGGCCAAGGGCGCGAGCGAGGCCGAGATCAAGAAGGCCTATCGCAAGCTCGCCAAGGACTTCCACCCCGACCGCAACAAGAACGACGTGAAGGCCAAGGACCGCTTCGCCGAGGCGAACGCGGCCTACGAGATCCTGGGCGACGCCGAGAAGCGCAAGCAGTTCGACCGCGGCGAGATCGACGCCGAGGGCAAGCCGCGCGCGACCGGCTTCGAGGGCTTCGGCGGCGGCTTCGGCGGCGGACGCGGCGGCGGCTACGACTTCGAGAACATGGCCCGGGCCCGCCAGGGCGGCATGGGTGGCATGGGCGAGGACATCTTCTCGCACATCTTCGGCGAGGCCTTCCGCGCGGGCGGCGCCGGCCCGGGCGGCCAGCGCCAGGCACCCAAGGGCGAGGACGTCGCCGCCGAGCTGTCGGTCACCCTGGAGCAGGTGGCGAGCGAGGAGAAGCTGCGCCTCTACCTGCCCACCGGGCGGGAGGTCGACGTGGTCATCCCCCGCGGCGTGGTCGATGGCCAGACCATCCGGCTCCGCGGCCTCGGGCAGCCCGGCGGCCCCCGGAGCGAAGCGGGCGACGCGCTGTTGACGATCCGGATCCGCCCCCATCCGCGCTTCACCGTGGACGGGGCCGACCTGCGCACGACCGTCGAGGTGCCGCTTGAGGACGCCGTCCTCGGCGGCACGATCCGCGTACCGACCCTGACCGGCGCGGTCGAGATGAAGATGCCGGCCATGACGAGTTCCGGTCGTACCTTCCGCCTGCGCGGCAAGGGACTGCCGAAGAAGGACGGCACGCCGGGCGATCTGTTCGCCACGACGGCGATCATGCTGCCGCAGGACGAGGACGCGGCGCTGCTGGAATTCGCCCGCGGGCGGCGCGGCGCCAAGGCGGCCTGA
- a CDS encoding VOC family protein has translation MHYTCDHVHLRSRDAMKAAAFYVDTFGAREVKRVGEDPVQRVVLDLGGLTVFIEQAPDQVAPATPTPCLGIEHIGLRVADIEAAMADLTARGVPVRTGITERGPGLRIAFVEGPDGALIEILERKAS, from the coding sequence ATGCACTACACCTGCGATCATGTTCATCTGCGCAGCCGCGACGCCATGAAGGCCGCGGCCTTTTACGTCGACACGTTCGGGGCGCGGGAGGTGAAGCGCGTCGGCGAGGATCCGGTGCAGCGCGTGGTCCTCGATCTCGGTGGCCTGACCGTGTTCATCGAGCAGGCGCCGGACCAGGTCGCCCCCGCCACGCCGACGCCCTGTCTCGGCATCGAGCATATCGGTCTGCGGGTTGCCGACATCGAGGCGGCGATGGCCGATCTCACCGCGCGGGGCGTTCCGGTCCGGACCGGCATCACCGAGCGCGGTCCCGGCCTGCGCATCGCCTTCGTCGAGGGCCCGGACGGGGCGCTGATCGAGATCCTGGAACGCAAAGCCTCCTGA
- a CDS encoding ABC transporter substrate-binding protein encodes MMATTVPSGRCRGELLAFTLLLMLTLASGAVSRPFTDAAGRTVELPDRIERVLAAGPPASVLVYTLAPERMVGWVSAPTPAALPYLEPRTRSLPAYGRLTGRGGTANVEAVLAARPDLIVDAGSLGPTYASLADRVQAQTGIPYILLDGSFARIPETYRQLGAALGLQAGADALAADAQDLIGTVAKAVASVPEDRRPRIYYARGPRGLETGFAGSINTELLEVAGGRNVAQGGDGRLGSVSAEQVLAWNPEVIVTLDPAFAAAVRGDPIWRDVAAVKAGRVYVAPQQPFPWFDAPPGVNRLIGLRWLAGILHPDLFPEPMDAVMRGFYRRFYHVDLDAGQAAALLGPADAKR; translated from the coding sequence ATGATGGCGACGACGGTGCCTTCCGGACGCTGCCGGGGCGAACTGCTCGCCTTCACCCTCCTGCTGATGCTCACCCTCGCCAGCGGGGCCGTAAGCCGCCCGTTCACCGACGCCGCCGGCCGCACGGTCGAACTTCCCGACCGCATCGAGCGGGTGCTGGCCGCCGGGCCGCCGGCCTCGGTGCTGGTCTACACCCTGGCTCCGGAGCGGATGGTCGGCTGGGTGAGCGCCCCCACGCCGGCAGCCCTGCCCTATCTGGAACCCCGGACCCGGTCGCTGCCCGCCTACGGGCGGCTCACCGGCCGCGGCGGCACCGCCAATGTCGAGGCCGTGCTGGCCGCCAGGCCCGACCTGATCGTCGATGCGGGGAGTCTCGGCCCGACCTACGCCTCCCTCGCCGACCGCGTGCAGGCGCAGACCGGGATACCCTACATCCTGCTCGACGGCAGCTTCGCCCGGATACCCGAGACCTACCGGCAGCTCGGGGCGGCGCTGGGACTTCAGGCCGGGGCCGACGCGCTGGCCGCCGATGCGCAGGATCTGATCGGCACGGTGGCGAAGGCGGTCGCGTCCGTTCCTGAGGATCGGCGGCCTCGCATCTACTACGCCCGCGGGCCGCGCGGGCTGGAGACGGGCTTCGCCGGCTCCATCAACACCGAGCTGCTGGAGGTGGCCGGCGGTCGCAACGTCGCCCAGGGCGGCGACGGGCGTCTCGGCAGCGTCTCCGCCGAGCAGGTCCTGGCCTGGAACCCCGAGGTCATCGTCACCCTCGATCCGGCCTTCGCGGCGGCCGTGCGCGGAGATCCGATCTGGCGGGACGTGGCGGCGGTCAAGGCAGGCCGCGTCTACGTGGCGCCGCAGCAGCCGTTCCCGTGGTTCGATGCGCCGCCGGGGGTCAACCGGCTGATCGGGCTGCGATGGCTGGCCGGCATCCTCCATCCGGACTTGTTCCCGGAACCGATGGATGCGGTGATGCGCGGCTTCTACCGCCGCTTCTACCACGTCGATCTCGACGCCGGGCAGGCCGCGGCGCTCCTCGGGCCCGCGGACGCGAAGCGGTGA
- a CDS encoding iron chelate uptake ABC transporter family permease subunit, translated as MSGHQAAAASARRAPRGLRLSATLLSGLAVLALALLSLAVGKYPVGLEHLADVLGHRLLGLPARAPAAVETVVMQVRLPRVVAALVVGAALSAAGATYQGLFRNPLVSPDILGVSAGAGLGAVLGIYLGLPVAPIQGMAFLGGLAAVAAVYGVGLAVRRQDPVLTLVLAGVAVGAVLGAGISLLKVLADPYNQLPAITFWLLGSLSSVTLGDVGAVLPMLLLGLAPLVLLRWRMNLMSLGDEEARALGVETRRLRPVLIAGATLITAASVSMTGVIGWVGLIVPHIARLLVGPDYRRLLPASVTLGAGYLLVVDLIARAAGTIEVPLGILTALVGAPFFLWLLAAGRRIA; from the coding sequence GTGAGCGGCCATCAGGCCGCCGCGGCGAGCGCGAGGCGGGCGCCGCGTGGCCTGCGGCTGTCGGCGACGCTCCTGTCCGGACTCGCCGTCCTGGCGCTCGCGCTGCTGTCGCTGGCCGTCGGCAAGTACCCGGTCGGCCTTGAGCATCTGGCGGACGTGCTCGGCCATCGCCTGCTCGGCCTGCCCGCCCGGGCGCCGGCCGCGGTCGAGACCGTGGTGATGCAGGTCCGACTGCCCCGGGTCGTGGCGGCCCTGGTGGTGGGCGCGGCCCTGTCGGCGGCGGGGGCGACCTATCAGGGCCTGTTCCGCAACCCGCTGGTCTCCCCCGACATCCTCGGCGTTTCGGCCGGCGCCGGGCTGGGGGCAGTGCTCGGGATCTATCTCGGCCTCCCGGTGGCGCCCATCCAGGGCATGGCGTTCCTGGGGGGCCTCGCGGCGGTTGCGGCCGTCTACGGCGTCGGTCTCGCGGTGCGGCGGCAGGATCCGGTGCTGACCCTGGTCCTGGCGGGGGTGGCCGTCGGCGCGGTGCTGGGCGCCGGCATCTCCCTCCTCAAGGTCCTGGCCGACCCCTACAACCAGCTGCCGGCGATCACCTTCTGGCTCCTGGGGAGCCTGTCCTCGGTGACGCTCGGCGATGTCGGCGCCGTCCTGCCGATGCTCCTCCTCGGCCTCGCGCCGCTGGTGCTGCTGCGCTGGCGCATGAACCTGATGAGCCTCGGGGACGAGGAGGCGCGGGCGCTCGGCGTCGAGACGCGGCGGCTGCGCCCGGTCCTCATCGCCGGGGCGACGCTGATCACCGCGGCATCCGTCTCGATGACCGGGGTGATCGGCTGGGTCGGACTGATCGTGCCGCACATCGCCCGCCTGCTCGTGGGACCGGATTACCGAAGGCTGCTGCCCGCCTCCGTCACGCTCGGCGCCGGCTACCTGCTGGTCGTCGATCTGATCGCCCGCGCCGCGGGGACGATCGAGGTGCCCCTCGGCATCCTCACGGCGCTTGTCGGTGCCCCGTTCTTCCTGTGGCTTCTGGCGGCCGGACGCAGGATCGCCTGA
- a CDS encoding ABC transporter ATP-binding protein, which translates to MLLQVQDLAFGYGARAVGTDVSFDLDAGEVLCLLGPNGGGKTTLFKTLLGLLPARGGRIRLDGTDLSRLSRRAVARTAAAVPQAHAAYFPFTVREVVVMGRASRIGPFSAPGPADEAAAEAALVTLGIRHLAEKIYTEISGGERQLALIARALSGAPRLLIMDEPTASLDFGNQARVLGQVRRLARAGIAVMFSTHDPGHALACADRVLALHGGGLVACGPPAATVTPALLRLIYGIDVVVAPLPGIPAPVCAPVIA; encoded by the coding sequence ATGCTCCTCCAGGTCCAGGATCTCGCCTTCGGCTACGGCGCGCGGGCCGTCGGCACGGACGTATCGTTCGATCTCGATGCGGGCGAGGTGCTGTGCCTCCTCGGGCCGAACGGCGGCGGCAAGACGACGTTGTTCAAGACGCTGCTTGGCCTGCTGCCGGCCCGGGGCGGCCGGATCCGGCTGGACGGCACCGACCTGTCCCGGCTGTCGCGGCGTGCGGTCGCCCGGACCGCCGCCGCGGTGCCGCAGGCGCATGCGGCCTACTTCCCCTTCACGGTGCGCGAAGTCGTGGTGATGGGGCGCGCCAGCCGGATCGGGCCGTTCTCGGCGCCGGGACCGGCCGACGAGGCTGCCGCCGAGGCCGCGCTCGTCACCTTGGGCATCCGCCACTTGGCCGAAAAGATCTACACCGAGATCAGCGGCGGTGAGCGGCAGCTCGCCCTGATCGCCCGGGCGCTGAGCGGCGCGCCGCGGCTCCTGATCATGGACGAGCCGACCGCGAGCCTCGACTTCGGCAATCAGGCGCGCGTCCTGGGGCAGGTGCGCCGCCTCGCGCGGGCCGGAATCGCCGTGATGTTCTCGACCCATGATCCCGGCCACGCCCTCGCCTGCGCGGACCGTGTCCTCGCCCTTCACGGTGGCGGGCTCGTCGCCTGCGGGCCGCCGGCCGCGACGGTCACCCCGGCGCTGCTGCGCCTGATCTACGGCATCGACGTGGTGGTGGCCCCGCTACCCGGGATCCCCGCGCCGGTTTGCGCCCCCGTCATCGCCTGA
- a CDS encoding Crp/Fnr family transcriptional regulator translates to MLIDSAAPTGNLLLDSLTSADRALMAPHLEAVSYAKAATVFETGHEVTHVTFPCDHAIIALVIITRDGRTAETATIGHEGAVGGIVSQGRVPASATAMVQVGGPMLRLDIGRLQELVAQSATLRDLFARYADCFLVQLLQTAACNALHPIEQRCLRWLLTLQDRLQDDTLPITHEVLAAMLGVQRTYLTRILRTLQDQGLIRVGRGRITVVDRPAVAAAACECHARVRLHCETVLDTVYRPQDRARIAPAAAG, encoded by the coding sequence ATGCTCATCGACAGTGCCGCCCCCACGGGCAACCTGCTCCTCGACTCGCTCACAAGCGCCGACCGGGCGCTGATGGCTCCCCATCTCGAAGCGGTGTCCTACGCCAAGGCGGCGACCGTGTTCGAGACGGGACATGAGGTGACGCACGTCACCTTTCCCTGCGATCACGCCATCATCGCGCTGGTCATCATCACGCGGGATGGGCGAACCGCCGAGACGGCCACCATCGGCCACGAGGGCGCCGTCGGCGGGATCGTGAGCCAGGGACGGGTTCCGGCCTCCGCAACCGCGATGGTGCAGGTCGGCGGTCCGATGCTGCGGCTCGACATCGGCCGCCTCCAAGAGCTGGTCGCTCAATCCGCCACGCTCCGCGACCTGTTCGCGCGCTACGCCGATTGTTTCCTGGTCCAACTCCTGCAGACGGCCGCGTGCAACGCCCTGCACCCGATCGAGCAGCGCTGCCTGCGCTGGCTGCTGACGCTCCAGGACCGGCTGCAGGACGATACCCTGCCAATCACCCACGAGGTGCTGGCCGCGATGCTCGGCGTCCAGCGCACCTACCTGACGCGCATCCTGCGGACACTGCAGGACCAGGGTCTCATCCGGGTCGGACGCGGCCGCATCACCGTTGTCGACCGGCCGGCGGTGGCGGCCGCAGCCTGCGAGTGCCACGCCCGCGTCCGGCTCCACTGCGAGACGGTTCTCGACACGGTGTACCGGCCGCAGGATCGCGCCCGGATCGCCCCGGCCGCCGCCGGCTAG
- a CDS encoding glycoside hydrolase family 25 protein gives MTRVSKLSRSLSQDFTRAPNGRLRAVRRLAGRFAAAAILAGLAACASNNDFYPTKGDTKPHPGVAKAKLHPIQGIDISKWQGNVDWASVRAAGTQFAFIKATEGGDHVDERFRTNWDGAARAGVPRGAYHFVFWCRSAREQMEWFKRNVPNDPAALPPVLDVEWNGHSQTCPKKLPKAQALAMVTEMLEEMERYTGKRPIIYTDITFHKDVLEGELPDYPHWLRSTAAEPEQRFVNRKWMLWQFTSTGRVPGVQGDVDRNAFYGTPSDWASFLSTDCDPREHKRLSEQGLCTDK, from the coding sequence ATGACGCGAGTTTCGAAGCTTTCGCGGTCTCTGTCCCAGGACTTCACCCGGGCGCCGAACGGCCGCCTCAGGGCGGTCCGCCGGCTCGCCGGGCGGTTCGCCGCTGCCGCGATCCTTGCCGGCCTCGCCGCCTGCGCGTCGAACAACGATTTCTACCCCACGAAAGGGGATACCAAGCCCCATCCGGGCGTGGCCAAGGCCAAGCTCCATCCGATCCAGGGCATCGATATCTCGAAATGGCAGGGCAACGTCGACTGGGCTTCGGTCCGGGCGGCCGGTACCCAGTTCGCGTTCATCAAGGCGACCGAGGGCGGCGACCACGTCGACGAGCGCTTCCGGACCAACTGGGACGGCGCGGCCCGGGCCGGCGTGCCGCGGGGGGCCTATCACTTCGTGTTCTGGTGCCGCTCCGCCCGGGAACAGATGGAGTGGTTCAAGCGCAACGTGCCGAACGATCCCGCCGCGCTCCCGCCGGTGCTCGACGTCGAGTGGAACGGCCATTCGCAGACTTGTCCGAAGAAGCTGCCCAAGGCCCAGGCCCTGGCGATGGTCACCGAGATGCTGGAGGAGATGGAGCGCTACACCGGCAAGCGCCCGATCATCTACACCGACATCACCTTCCACAAGGACGTGCTCGAAGGCGAGCTGCCCGATTACCCGCACTGGCTGCGCTCGACCGCGGCCGAGCCTGAACAGCGGTTCGTCAACCGTAAGTGGATGCTGTGGCAGTTCACCTCGACAGGCCGGGTCCCCGGCGTGCAGGGCGATGTCGACCGTAACGCCTTCTACGGCACTCCGTCCGACTGGGCGTCGTTCCTGTCGACCGACTGCGATCCCCGGGAGCACAAGCGCCTCTCCGAACAGGGCCTATGCACGGACAAGTAG
- a CDS encoding DUF488 domain-containing protein: protein MSKTIFTIGYEGLDTERLGGVLKSAGVAVLADVRAVANSRKRGFSKGALGTSLTEAGLGYAHLRSLGTPKSGRQAARAGDAALMRRIYCEEVLDTAAGQAALDGLAAMAEAAPICLLCFERDPALCHRRVLAERLAGRGFAVTDLFG from the coding sequence GTGAGCAAGACAATCTTTACCATAGGCTACGAAGGGCTCGATACGGAGCGCCTCGGCGGCGTCCTGAAGTCCGCCGGCGTGGCGGTCCTGGCCGATGTCCGGGCCGTGGCGAATTCGCGCAAGCGCGGCTTCTCGAAGGGCGCGCTCGGGACCTCCCTGACGGAGGCGGGTCTCGGCTACGCACACCTGCGCAGCCTCGGGACGCCCAAATCGGGGCGGCAGGCGGCGCGGGCCGGCGACGCGGCACTGATGCGGCGAATCTACTGCGAAGAGGTGCTCGACACCGCCGCCGGGCAGGCGGCCCTCGACGGGTTGGCCGCCATGGCCGAGGCCGCGCCCATCTGCCTGCTCTGCTTCGAGCGGGATCCGGCGCTGTGCCACAGACGCGTCCTGGCCGAGCGCCTCGCCGGACGGGGCTTCGCCGTCACCGATCTTTTCGGGTGA
- a CDS encoding DUF6894 family protein — protein sequence MVHAHFTIRLDGVSLPASAAQWVADADAAHAAARIIVQGLMRQHGGDPRLLGATMVITDEAGAPLLELSFFEALYMPVEPVADADRRPRVPRKIAPTRLGAALGPVRRLAGAFGVRLQPRPGH from the coding sequence ATGGTTCACGCGCATTTCACCATCCGCCTCGACGGCGTCTCCCTACCCGCGTCGGCAGCGCAGTGGGTCGCGGATGCCGACGCCGCCCACGCCGCGGCGCGCATCATCGTCCAGGGCCTGATGCGCCAGCACGGCGGCGACCCGCGGCTGCTCGGCGCGACGATGGTGATCACCGACGAGGCGGGCGCGCCGCTCCTCGAACTCTCCTTCTTCGAGGCGCTTTACATGCCCGTCGAGCCGGTCGCCGATGCGGACCGCCGGCCGCGGGTCCCCCGCAAGATCGCGCCGACGCGCCTCGGCGCCGCGCTGGGCCCGGTGCGGCGGCTCGCCGGGGCCTTCGGAGTCCGGCTCCAGCCGCGGCCGGGTCACTGA
- a CDS encoding ClpP family protease — MDTTPLSPTAFRSPAVLLSGPVDYDMYRNFRRQLDEAGDREIVVVELTTLGGDPEVARMMGEDIRFNSAMDPQRRFVFLGKAAIYSAGTTVMSFFARPNRYLTCGTRLMIHERKMNKQLQVQGPLTTCVASVQATLNEILCSIAIQNEGFSNLIAGSDVTLDEVLEKAPANWYLEAEEAKRRGLIEAVI; from the coding sequence ATGGACACGACGCCCCTCAGCCCGACCGCGTTCCGATCCCCCGCGGTGCTGCTCTCCGGCCCGGTCGACTACGACATGTACCGGAACTTCCGCCGCCAGCTCGACGAAGCCGGCGACCGGGAGATCGTCGTGGTGGAGCTGACGACCCTCGGCGGGGATCCGGAGGTCGCCCGGATGATGGGCGAGGACATCCGTTTCAACAGCGCCATGGACCCGCAGCGGCGCTTCGTCTTCCTCGGCAAGGCCGCGATCTACTCGGCCGGCACCACCGTCATGAGCTTCTTCGCCCGGCCGAACCGCTACCTGACCTGCGGCACCCGGCTGATGATCCACGAGCGCAAGATGAACAAGCAGCTGCAGGTTCAGGGGCCGCTGACCACCTGCGTCGCCTCCGTGCAGGCCACGCTCAACGAGATCCTGTGCTCCATCGCGATCCAGAACGAAGGCTTCTCCAACCTCATCGCGGGCTCGGACGTGACCCTGGACGAGGTGCTCGAGAAGGCGCCCGCCAATTGGTACCTCGAGGCCGAGGAGGCTAAGCGGCGCGGCCTGATCGAGGCGGTGATCTGA